The genomic segment CGTAGTTCTAATTGCCATTTCTGGAACTGCTTCTCTAAATTTACGGATTAAAGCCGTTGTTTTTTCGTGTGTTGTTCCTCGTTTCATCGACTTTAACAACTCTGTATTAATGTGTTGTAAAGGAATATCTAAATAATTACACACTTTTGGTTCGCGTTTCATTACTTCTAAAACATCCATTGGAAAACCTGTTGGAAATGCATAATGCATACGAATCCATTCAATTCCATCTACTTTTGCCAAAGCTTCTAACAAATCTGCCAAAGCGCGTTTTTTGTAAATATCTAATCCGTAATATGTTAAATCTTGTGCGATTAACATAATTTCTTTAATGCCTTTTTCTGCTAATTTTGTTGCTTCTGTAACAATATCTTCAATAGGTGTAGAAACGTGTTTTCCTCTCATTAAAGGAATCGCACAAAACGAACAAGGTCTATCACAACCTTCTGCAATTTTTAAATATGCGTAATGTTTTGGAGTGGTTGTTAAACGTTCGCCTATTAATTCGTGCTTATAATCTGCTTCTAAAACCTTTAATAAATTCGGCAAATCGTGTGTACCAAAATATTGGTCTACATTGGGTATTTGCTCTTCCAAATCTGGTTTGTAACGCTCACTTAAACATCCTGAAACAAAAACTTTATCGATTTCTCCTGCTTCTTTTCTGTTGGCATAGTGTAAAATCGTATCAATAGATTCTTCTTTTGCTTTTCCGATAAAACCACAAGTATTAATCACAACAATATTTCCATCATCATTTTCATCTTCATGCACCACGTTTTTACCATTGGCTTTCAACTGCCCCATTAACACTTCCGAGTCGTAAATGTTTTTAGAACAACCTAAAGTAACAACGTTAATTTTATTTTTTTTGATGGTTTTTGTACGCATTGTATTTTGTTTTAAGCGAGTGCAAAAATACGAGTTTTAAAATGATTAATAATTGCTTCTATTGATAGTTTTTAGGCATTTTTCTAACTTTCGTTAATTGCTCAAAAGCATACCCAATTTCTAATAAATTTCTTTCGGAAAAAGGCAAACCAATAAAAGTTAAACTTACAGGTTCTCCAGATTCTTTATATCCCATAGGAACTGTTAATGTTGGGTATTTTGCAACGGCTGCAATGCCTGAATGATAGTTATTTATCGATAAAATGGCATCTAATTTCTCCTTATTTAAAGCTTGTAAATATTTTTGTCCTTCCAAATTTAAGTTTTTCTTTATTTTTTTAAATTCTAATGACATTGTTTTATCATTTACAATTCCTTCAAATAATTGTTGTCCATAAGGAGCTCTTAAAACAGAATCTTTTTTATTGAAGTTTATAATATCATTTACATTCTTTACTTCTATATTTTTGCTGGCATTGTTTTTTAGATATTTTGGTAAATCGTGCTTCATATCGATATTTAACAACGTAACAAAACCATCAAAAGAGATTTCTGGAGGTGTAATCTCGACAATTTCAACACCTACTTTTTTTAGTTTTTCGATTGTTGAATTGTAAATAGAATCGGATAATAATTGTTTTATTACTCCAATTTTTCTGTTTTCAAACTTATTTCTAAATCCGTTTTGAATGTAATCTTCTTCTATTTTTTTTGAAGCAGCATCACTTTTATCAAAACCTCTTAAAGCATTCATAAAAATGGCATTATCAACAACACTTTTTGTCATAGGCCCAGGTGTATCTAATGTTGAAGAAATTGGAACAATTCCTGTTCTACTTAAAACACCAATGGTTGGCTTTAAACCTACTACAGAATTCTGACTTGAAGGCGAAGTTATAGAGCCAGCAGTTTCTGTACCTACTGCTGCAACTGCATAATTTGCTGCGACTGTTACTCCACTTCCTGCAGAACTTCCTCCTGTTTCAAATTTTCCTCTTCCATAAGGGTTTAAGGTTTGTCCACCAATTGCTGAATATCCTAAAGGACAACCATCACAGAAAAAATACGCCCATTCACTTAAATTGGCTTTGCCCAATATAATTGCACCATTTTCTCTTAATTTCTGAACGATAAAAGCATCTTCCGAAGTTTTATTATCTGCCAAAGCAATTGCTCCTGCAGTTGTTTTCATATCTTTTGTGTTGATATTATCTTTTAATAAAATTGGCATTCCATAGATTGATAATTCTGAAACATCAACTTTATTTTTATCCTTTTCTCTAGCTTCCTTTAAAACATTTGGGTTTAAAGCAATAATACTATTTAACGATAATGTTGAATCACTTTCGAATTTTCGAATTCTGTAAAGATAAAAAAGTGTAAGCTTTTCGTAAGATAGTTTTCCTTCTTTTACATTTTTTTGAAGTTGAGGAATGTTTTGTTCTAAAATTAGCGGTTTTAGTGCTTCGTAGTTTTCTTCAGAAAAAGTAGCCAATTCTTTTTGAAATGGTTTAAAAACAACATTCATATCTAAATATTTAGATTGAATTAGTTTAAACTTCATTCGTTCACTTTTGTTTTCTTGCGATTGTGCTAAAGCTTTTGTTTCGTCATATTTTTTGAAAGCATCTTTAAGAACAACTTCTTTTTTTTGCTGACAACTAACAACGAAAGTTATTAATGTGGTAAGTAGTAGTAATTTTTTCATTATTGAAATATTTTTTTGATATCCAAAGATAAGAAACAAAAAAAACTCCTTTCACAAAATGTAAAAAGAGTTGTAAAATATTTATTAAAAATTATTCCTACTTAAAAAAAGAATCTACAAATTCAATTTTATTGAAGACTTGTAAATCTTCTATTCCTTCTCCTACTCCAATATATTTTACGGGAATTTTAAATTGATCGGAAATTCCTATGACAACACCACCTTTTGCTGTTCCGTCTAATTTTGTAACTGCCAAAGACGTAACTTCTGTAGCCAATGTAAATTGTTTGGCTTGTTCAAATGCGTTTTGTCCAGTTGAGCCGTCTAAAACTAATAAAACATCGTGTGGAGAATCGTCTACCACTTTTTGCATTACACGTTTAATTTTGGTCAGCTCGTTCATTAAATTGACTTTATTATGTAGTCTACCAGCTGTATCTATAATTACGACATCTGCATCTTGATTTACTGCCGATTTTAAGGTATCGAAAGCTACAGAAGCAGGATCTGACCCCATTTCCTGACGAACAATTGGCACACCTGTTCTGTCTGCCCAAACTTGTAATTGATCGATTGCTGCTGCTCTAAAAGTGTCTGCTGCTCCTAAAACTACTTTTAATCCTTGTTTTTTAAATTGAGAAGCCAACTTACCAATAGTTGTTGTTTTGCCAACTCCATTTACGCCAACTACCATTAAAACATAAGGCATTTTCTTTCCTTCAGTATTTTTAGGGATTTTTGGAATTGTAAATTCAGTTTCGTTGCCAACATTTGTTTCCGATAGTAAAGCTGCAATTTCTTCTCTAAGAATTTTATTTAATTCGTCTGTACCAACATATTTATCTCTGGCAACACGTTCTTCGATTCTTGTAATAATTTTAAGTGTGGTGTTTACACCAACATCAGATGCTACTAAAACCTCTTCTAAATTGTCTAAAACATCGTCATCTACTTTAGATTTTCCAGCAACTGCTTTAGAAAGTTTATTAAAGAAATTTGTACTTGTTTTCTCTAAACCTTTGTCTAATGTTTCCTTTTTTTCTTTCGAAAATATTTTTTTAAAAAAACTCATTTTTATATTTTATACTATAAAATCAGTACGTTAAAAAACGTGCCATTTGTTTGGTTTAGTCAAATTGTCACTAAAAATGTCTTTTGTGTTAGGGGTTGAAATGACATCCTTTTTACTTTTTCTGCAAAAAAATATAACCTTTCGACTCCGCTGAAGATAAATTCCAAGCCCAACCTTTTTAGGTAACGCCAAAAATACGTAATTATAAGGCACAAAAAAAACTACTTTCTTAATTTAAGAAAGTAGCTCTGAATATTTTTTGGTAAACGATTACTTTTTAGCTAAAAAGTCGTTTACTGATGCAGGATCCATAATTGCTTCTACAAACATGTAAGCTCCTGTTTTTGGAGATTTTACCATCTTTATAGCTTTACTTAATCTTTTTGATCCTGTTTGTAACGATGCTACTGATTTCTTTGCCATTGTCTAAATGTTTTAATCTATATGCTCTGTCCTGAGTTCTAGATATTTAAATTACTTAATTTCTTTGTGAACTGTCATTTTATTTAAGATAGGATTAAATTTTTTAATCTCCATTCTATCTGGACTGTTCTTTTTGTTCTTAGTTGTAATGTATCTAGAAGTACCTGGTTTTCCAGTTGCTTTGTGCTCTGTACATTCTAAAATTACTTGAACTCTGTTACCTTTTTTTGCCATCTCTTTAGTTTAAAAAGTTTAAAGTTTAAAGTTTAAAGTTTTGCAACTGGAAACTGTAACTGTAAACTGCGACTTAATAATTATTTAGTTAAAAATCCGTTAGCTCTCGCTTCTTTTATAACTGCAGAAATTCCTTTCTTGTTAATATTTTTTAATGCAGAAGCAGATACTTTTAAAGTAATCCATTTATCTTCTTCTGGAATGTAAAAACGCTTGGTCATTAAATTAGCGTCAAACTTTCTTTTGGTTCTATTTAAAGCGTGAGAAACGTTATTCCCAACCATTGCTTTTTTTCCTGTTAATTCACAAACTCTAGACATCTTTTCGACAGTTTTTTAGTGTTATCTCTAAACGAGGTGCAAATCTACAAATAATTACAATATTGAACAAAACAATTTTATGAATTTTTTAATCTTTATTACAAATACTTAAAATAAGTGCTTAATTGTTCTCTTTACTAGGATTTACCTTCTTTAAATTCTCAGAAAAAAGCTTTAAGTTAATTCTTTTTGCAACATTTCTAAGGCTTTGCTTACAGTTCTGTTTATTACTTTTTCTCTTGGTTGCCCAAAACTGAATTCTTCGACGATTTCTTTTTCATCAGAAATTAATGCTATGTAAACAACACCAACACTTTTATCGGTATTATCGGTTGTTGGCCCTGCATTTCCTGTAACAGAAATTACATAATCTGTTTTTAGTTTTTCTTTGGCTCCTTTTGCCATTTCTAAAGCAACTTCTTTACTTACAACTGTGTGTGTTTTTATGATTTCTTCGGAAACTCCTAATAAACTTATTTTTGTTTCTGCTGAATAGGTTACAAAACTTCCTTTATAATAGGCTGATGAACCTGCTACAGAAACCAAGGTAGATGCAATTTTGCCTCCTGTTAAACTTTCTGCTGTTGCAATTGTTTTGTTTTTGGATTTTAACAAAACTCCTATTCTTTTTTCCAAAGAAGCATCATCATCTAAACCTGTAATTATTTCTGGAATGAGTTGGTAAACCTCATTTACTTTTGCATTTAGTTCTTTTTCTAAAATTTCTTTATTCACGCCAAAGGCGGATAATCGCAAACGAACTTTCCCAAATGAGGGCAAATATGCCAATTTTATATAAGTTGGTAAATTATTTTCGAAATCTTCTATTCTTTCTGCGATGGTGCTTTCTCCTTGTCCATACGTCATAATTGTTTTATGAAGTATAAATGGTAGTTTAAATTGTTTTTGAATTCTTGGCAACACTTCATTCGTAATTAACCCTTTCATTTCATACGGAACACCTGGAAGTGATACAAAAACAGTCTTATTTTCGAAAAACCACATACCTGGAGCTGTACCAAAATTGTTTTTTAATAAGATTGCTTTGGAAGGCAATTGTGCTTGTGTTCGTTGAATTTCTTTAAATGGATGATTTATTTTTTTGAACAATCCTTTAATATGTGTTATAACTTCTGGATATTCTACAATTTTATCGTCATTAAAAAATTTAGCTATTGTTTTCTTGGTAATATCATCTTTTGTGGGGCCTAAACCTCCTGTAATAATTACAATATCTGCTCTTTCTTGCGCTTCCTTAAAAGCATTTAAAATATGTTGCTCTTCATCTTGAATGGAAGTAATTTGATATACAGAAACACCTATTTTATTTAATTGTTGACCAATCCATTGTGAATTTGTATCTACAATTTGTCCGATTAAAATCTCGTCTCCAATCGTTATTATTTCTGCTTTCATTTACTTTCCTATTTTTTCTATCTCTTTTTTATCAATTTTCTTTTTACGGCTCCAAAAAATACTTAAAAGCTGAAAACTTACTAATATAAATACAAACCCTATAACAAAGGATTTGAAGCTTATAAAAATCAATGAAGTTTCATTTATTTCTTCAACGTAAAAAAATCTAACATAAAGAGGGTATATTAGTAGACCTGAAAAATAAATAGCAACTCCTAGAAATCCAAATAACCATTTATTTTTATTATGATTTTCTGCAAGTCTGTAAAAATAAAAACCAACGTAAAATATAAAGATATAGCCTAAAATTTTCATACAAATTTTTACTTGACTGTAATGCGAAATGCTTCCTCACCTGCCAAAATTCCTTTTAAAACATCATTTTCATTTACTTTACCAACTCCTGCTGGTGTTCCTGTAAAAATAATATCTCCTTTTTTTAAAGTAAAATATTGCGAAACATAAGCAATTAACTCATTTGTTTTCCATAGCATTTCCTTTGTGTTTCCATCTTGTACAAGTTCATTATTCTTATATAATTGAAATTTCAAGTTTTCTAAATCGAAATTTTCTTTCGGATAAAACTCCCCCACAATTGCACTTCCGTCAAAGGCTTTTGCTTTTTCCCAAGGCAGGCCTTTTTCTTTGCATTGTTGTTGTATATCTCTTGCTGTAAAATCGATTCCTAAACCAATTTCGTCATAATATTTATGCGCAAACTTGGCATCTATATGTTTGCCTACTTTATTAATTTTTACCAAAACCTCTACTTCATAATGGACATCATTTGAAAAAGGTGGAATAAAAAACGGATTTTTCCTCGGTAAAATAGCAGAATCTGGCTTTAAAAACACAACAGGATGTGCTGGTTTTTCATTTGCCAATTCTTCGATATGCTTTGCGTAATTGCGCCCAATACAAATTATTTTCATAAAAACAGCCCATCCTAACCTTCCCAAAGGCAAGGAACTACAAACTGGGTAATACTGTAGTATTCAAATTTATTATTAAAACAAATTTTATAACTCTTTTTTTCTTAAACAAATTTTTCCTCTTTTGGGAAAAACACTCTTATACTAATTTAATACTCTTTTATTGGAAATGATTTTTTTTTGCAGACTAATTTTCGCAATCGTTTCTTCCCTTTGGGAAGATTAAGATGGGACTAAGGTATCCACTTTTTAAGAAAATTAGGTTTTCTTTTCTCCAAAAATGCATCCCTTCCTTCTTTTGCTTCATCTGTCATATAAGCCAAACGTGTTGCTTCTCCTGCAAAAACTTGTTGACCAACCATTCCATCATCCGTTAAATTCATTGCGAATTTTAGCATTTTTATAGAGGTTGGTGATTTTTCTAAAATTTCTTGTGCCCATTCGTAAGCAGTACTTTCTAATTCAGCATGAGGAATTACAGCATTTACCATTCCCATTTCATACGCTTCTTGAGCTGAATAATTTCTTCCTAAAAAGAAAATTTCTCTTGCCTTTTTTTGTCCCACCATTTTCGCCAAATAAGCAGAACCATAACCCCCATCAAAAGAAGTTACATCTGCATCTGTTTGTTTAAAAATAGCATGTTCTTTACTTGCTAAGGTCAAATCGCAAACTACATGTAAAGAATGGCCTCCACCTACTGCCCAACCTGGAACGACACAAATAACCGCTTTTGGCATAAATCTTATTAAACGTTGTACTTCTAAAATATTTAAACGATGGTATCCATCTTCTCCAACATAACCTTGATGTCCTCTCGCTTTTTGATCTCCTCCAGAACAGAAAGAATATACTCCATCTTTTGTACTTGGTCCTTCAGCAGATAACAAAACCACACCAATAGTTACATCTTCTCCTGCATCATAGAAAGCATCATACAATTCTTTGGTTGTTTTTGGGCGAAAAGCGTTTCTAACATTGGGTCTGTTAAAGGCTATTCTAGCAACACCATTACACTTTTTATAGGTAATATCTTCATATTCTTTAGCTGTTTTCCAATCAGGTTGTATCATATTTTTGTATTTTGGTCGTTCTAAAAGAGAACAAAAATTTATTGCTTACAAAAATAAACATTCTAAATGATGATTAAGAAATCGCTTTCATTAATATTTTTACTTTTTTCCATTTGTGTTTTTTCACAAAAAATTATCAAAAAAACAATTGTATCGGATTTTGTAGATTCGAAAAGAACCATAAGAATATACTTGCCTGAAGGTTATGACGAAACGAAGGAAAAAAATTATCCTCTGGCCATTGTTTTAGATGCAGAATATTTATTTGATACTTATGTAGGAAACGCTGTTTTATTTGCTTCAAAAGATAAAGCTCCTAAACAAATTGTTGTGGGAATTGAAATGGAAAAAACTCGAAAGATTGATACTTACTTCAATTTAAACAGTGAAAAATTAACGACAAATAATGAAAAATTTTATCAATTTATAAAAAATGAGGTCATTTTTGATATTGAAAGTAATTATAAAACCTCTCCTTTTATTTCTATTATTGGAGAAGGAACTTCTGCTAATTTAATTACAAATTTCTTAAGGGAAAATAAGCCTTTTATAAATTCTTACATTTGTATTAATCCTACTTTTTCTGACTTTATTGAGAACCAACTGCAATCTTTTAGCTTAGAAAGATATCAAAATGAAGATAACACCTTCTATTTTTACACAAATAACTCCAACTCTTTTTCCGACGCTAAACAATTAAAAATAAGAGAAGTACAAAACGCTTTAACAGGTTTAGAAATTAAAAACTTTAATGTAATAAACGACAACATAAATACTGCCAGCAGTGTTTCTGCAATTTCTGAAGCAATTCCTAGAGCTTTAAATAAAACTTTCGAAATTTATTCTGCCATCTCCAAAGAGGAGTTTGACACAAAAGTAAAAGACCTCTCTCCTATTGATGCAATCGCCTATTTAGAAAACAAATACTTGGAAATCGAATACCTCTTTGGAAGTAACTTAGGTATTAGAGAAAGAGATATTTATGCTGTTGAAAAAATAGTTATTGAAAAAGAAAATGGAGATCAACTATTAAATTTTGGTAAAATGATTCTAAAATTATTTCCTACTTCACCTTTAGGAGATTATTATTTAGGTAGATATTACGAAAAAGGAAACGATATTAGAAAAGCTTTAAAATATTATAAAATTGGGTATGGAAAGATGGATCCTTCCGATCCTAATGCAGATGCTT from the Polaribacter cellanae genome contains:
- the rimO gene encoding 30S ribosomal protein S12 methylthiotransferase RimO; the encoded protein is MRTKTIKKNKINVVTLGCSKNIYDSEVLMGQLKANGKNVVHEDENDDGNIVVINTCGFIGKAKEESIDTILHYANRKEAGEIDKVFVSGCLSERYKPDLEEQIPNVDQYFGTHDLPNLLKVLEADYKHELIGERLTTTPKHYAYLKIAEGCDRPCSFCAIPLMRGKHVSTPIEDIVTEATKLAEKGIKEIMLIAQDLTYYGLDIYKKRALADLLEALAKVDGIEWIRMHYAFPTGFPMDVLEVMKREPKVCNYLDIPLQHINTELLKSMKRGTTHEKTTALIRKFREAVPEMAIRTTLIVGYPGETEEMFQELKDWVEEMRFERLGAFEYSHEENTGAYVLEDDVPADVKFKRVNEIMEVQSQISWELNQEKIGKTFRCLFDRKDGEYFYGRTESDSPDVDNDVLVDAKEHYIKIGEFIDVKIHDAGDYDLYGTPVKKQEKPVPLNQRKK
- a CDS encoding amidase family protein, which gives rise to MKKLLLLTTLITFVVSCQQKKEVVLKDAFKKYDETKALAQSQENKSERMKFKLIQSKYLDMNVVFKPFQKELATFSEENYEALKPLILEQNIPQLQKNVKEGKLSYEKLTLFYLYRIRKFESDSTLSLNSIIALNPNVLKEAREKDKNKVDVSELSIYGMPILLKDNINTKDMKTTAGAIALADNKTSEDAFIVQKLRENGAIILGKANLSEWAYFFCDGCPLGYSAIGGQTLNPYGRGKFETGGSSAGSGVTVAANYAVAAVGTETAGSITSPSSQNSVVGLKPTIGVLSRTGIVPISSTLDTPGPMTKSVVDNAIFMNALRGFDKSDAASKKIEEDYIQNGFRNKFENRKIGVIKQLLSDSIYNSTIEKLKKVGVEIVEITPPEISFDGFVTLLNIDMKHDLPKYLKNNASKNIEVKNVNDIINFNKKDSVLRAPYGQQLFEGIVNDKTMSLEFKKIKKNLNLEGQKYLQALNKEKLDAILSINNYHSGIAAVAKYPTLTVPMGYKESGEPVSLTFIGLPFSERNLLEIGYAFEQLTKVRKMPKNYQ
- the ftsY gene encoding signal recognition particle-docking protein FtsY, with the translated sequence MSFFKKIFSKEKKETLDKGLEKTSTNFFNKLSKAVAGKSKVDDDVLDNLEEVLVASDVGVNTTLKIITRIEERVARDKYVGTDELNKILREEIAALLSETNVGNETEFTIPKIPKNTEGKKMPYVLMVVGVNGVGKTTTIGKLASQFKKQGLKVVLGAADTFRAAAIDQLQVWADRTGVPIVRQEMGSDPASVAFDTLKSAVNQDADVVIIDTAGRLHNKVNLMNELTKIKRVMQKVVDDSPHDVLLVLDGSTGQNAFEQAKQFTLATEVTSLAVTKLDGTAKGGVVIGISDQFKIPVKYIGVGEGIEDLQVFNKIEFVDSFFK
- a CDS encoding DUF4295 domain-containing protein; this translates as MAKKSVASLQTGSKRLSKAIKMVKSPKTGAYMFVEAIMDPASVNDFLAKK
- the rpmG gene encoding 50S ribosomal protein L33, producing MAKKGNRVQVILECTEHKATGKPGTSRYITTKNKKNSPDRMEIKKFNPILNKMTVHKEIK
- the rpmB gene encoding 50S ribosomal protein L28; the protein is MSRVCELTGKKAMVGNNVSHALNRTKRKFDANLMTKRFYIPEEDKWITLKVSASALKNINKKGISAVIKEARANGFLTK
- a CDS encoding competence/damage-inducible protein A, which produces MKAEIITIGDEILIGQIVDTNSQWIGQQLNKIGVSVYQITSIQDEEQHILNAFKEAQERADIVIITGGLGPTKDDITKKTIAKFFNDDKIVEYPEVITHIKGLFKKINHPFKEIQRTQAQLPSKAILLKNNFGTAPGMWFFENKTVFVSLPGVPYEMKGLITNEVLPRIQKQFKLPFILHKTIMTYGQGESTIAERIEDFENNLPTYIKLAYLPSFGKVRLRLSAFGVNKEILEKELNAKVNEVYQLIPEIITGLDDDASLEKRIGVLLKSKNKTIATAESLTGGKIASTLVSVAGSSAYYKGSFVTYSAETKISLLGVSEEIIKTHTVVSKEVALEMAKGAKEKLKTDYVISVTGNAGPTTDNTDKSVGVVYIALISDEKEIVEEFSFGQPREKVINRTVSKALEMLQKELT
- a CDS encoding fumarylacetoacetate hydrolase family protein; the protein is MKIICIGRNYAKHIEELANEKPAHPVVFLKPDSAILPRKNPFFIPPFSNDVHYEVEVLVKINKVGKHIDAKFAHKYYDEIGLGIDFTARDIQQQCKEKGLPWEKAKAFDGSAIVGEFYPKENFDLENLKFQLYKNNELVQDGNTKEMLWKTNELIAYVSQYFTLKKGDIIFTGTPAGVGKVNENDVLKGILAGEEAFRITVK
- a CDS encoding 1,4-dihydroxy-2-naphthoyl-CoA synthase, with translation MIQPDWKTAKEYEDITYKKCNGVARIAFNRPNVRNAFRPKTTKELYDAFYDAGEDVTIGVVLLSAEGPSTKDGVYSFCSGGDQKARGHQGYVGEDGYHRLNILEVQRLIRFMPKAVICVVPGWAVGGGHSLHVVCDLTLASKEHAIFKQTDADVTSFDGGYGSAYLAKMVGQKKAREIFFLGRNYSAQEAYEMGMVNAVIPHAELESTAYEWAQEILEKSPTSIKMLKFAMNLTDDGMVGQQVFAGEATRLAYMTDEAKEGRDAFLEKRKPNFLKKWIP
- a CDS encoding alpha/beta hydrolase-fold protein, which encodes MMIKKSLSLIFLLFSICVFSQKIIKKTIVSDFVDSKRTIRIYLPEGYDETKEKNYPLAIVLDAEYLFDTYVGNAVLFASKDKAPKQIVVGIEMEKTRKIDTYFNLNSEKLTTNNEKFYQFIKNEVIFDIESNYKTSPFISIIGEGTSANLITNFLRENKPFINSYICINPTFSDFIENQLQSFSLERYQNEDNTFYFYTNNSNSFSDAKQLKIREVQNALTGLEIKNFNVINDNINTASSVSAISEAIPRALNKTFEIYSAISKEEFDTKVKDLSPIDAIAYLENKYLEIEYLFGSNLGIRERDIYAVEKIVIEKENGDQLLNFGKMILKLFPTSPLGDYYLGRYYEKGNDIRKALKYYKIGYGKMDPSDPNADAFYENILRIGGR